Proteins co-encoded in one Salvia splendens isolate huo1 chromosome 4, SspV2, whole genome shotgun sequence genomic window:
- the LOC121798128 gene encoding uncharacterized protein LOC121798128 isoform X1, with protein MNFLKLRSSNSQPSVKETQVEGNSVSKAASTLEGLIADDPFGERTSSEPRYSESEEFGNENGMEAHSSGKNNQVDSHIDVTEDDGLIVIPCKEVPDNWNEASDILSLRSLDRSFVFPGEQIRILACLSAYKQDMEIITPFKVAAVMNKTGIGKNFKKQNGNIQGEASPVPETVVTSSADQDNQTDEIITDKKIDSCKDVSTGESLLRMEDHKRQTEQLLRRFENSHFFVRIAESNEPLWSKRRAGENCSESSTAFEERLLGDSFETATARKKKNPASASIDKGKFDSRTSGGLARGVAKCCSLPNGDIVVLLQLNIGTQFFVDPILEIIQFEKHQDRNPSIQNQDIPTSFNRDPYGELLKWLLPLDNSIPPPSRPSPPPALSSSSSIRSASVKPAVPISSSSQLFSFGHFRSYSMSSLPPNATPSAAAPSAATLQSATPPAATFQSATPPAAVTTPETKPMIDPEDWNQFSFKKFVGSGKSGDEGLLSFRGVPLQHERFSVRCGLEGIFTPGRRWRRKIELIQPVEINSFSVDCNTDDLLCVHVKNVSPIHAPDIVVFIDSITIIFEEASKGGPPLFLPIACIESGNNYSLPNLELRRGEEHSFILKPATSMWKHGKGHSDGKPRLSRVSAVSASSSLPHLNSGAKNNGSSTDQFAVLVSCRCNYTESKLFFKQPTSWRPRISRDLMVSVASEMSDQALGSDGTQLPVQVLTLQASNMTSEDLTFTVLAPASFTSPPSVVSLSNSPLSPVSDSIELASDRRADVFYGHKMEDGSQSVSGNEQTVPMSDVVQNTDMGCSHLWLQSRVPLGCVPSQSTATVKLEVLPLTDGIITLDSLQVEVRAKGLTYVPEQSLKINSTSSIATGIL; from the exons ATGAATTTTTTGAAGCTGAGGTCCAGCAACAGTCAGCCATCTGTTAAAGAGACCCAGGTAGAGGGAAATTCTGTGTCAAAAGCTGCTAGTACATTGGAGGGTCTGATTGCTGATGACCCATTTGGAGAACGCACATCTTCTGAGCCAAGGTACTCAGAAAGTGAAGAATTTGGGAATGAGAATGGCATGGAAGCACATTCAAGTGGAAAGAATAATCAAGTTGACAGCCATATAGATGTTACTGAAGATGATGGGTTGATAGTTATTCCATGCA AAGAAGTTCCAGACAATTGGAATGAGGCATCAGATATACTTTCATTACGCTCCCTGGACCGCAGCTTTGTTTTTCCTG GTGAACAGATCCGAATTCTTGCATGTTTGTCTGCCTATAAGCAGGATATGGAAATAATTACACCTTTTAAAGTTGCCGCTGTCATGAATAAAACTGGAATTGGTAAAAACTTCAAAAAACAAAATGGGAACATTCAAGGAGAAGCAAGCCCAGTCCCTGAGACCGTTGTCACTAGTTCTGCTGATCAAGATAATCAAACTGATGAAATCATAACAGATAAGAAGATTGATTCATGCAAGGATGTTTCAACCGGTGAGTCTCTCCTTAGGATGGAAGATCACAAAAGACAGACTGAGCAATTGCTTCGAAGATTtgaaaattcacatttttttgTGCGAATTGCGGAGTCAAATGAACCACTGTGGTCCAAGAGAAGAGCAGGAGAAAACTGTTCTGAATCTTCCACTGCATTTGAAGAACGACTTCTAGGAGATTCTTTTGAAACTGCAACTGCCAGAAAGAAGAAGAATCCCGCTAGTGCCTCGATCGACAAAGGAAAATTTGATTCACGCACATCTGGGGGACTGGCAAGAGGTGTTGCCAAGTGCTGCTCACTTCCAAATGGAGACATAGTG GTGCTTTTACAATTAAATATTGGCACTCAGTTTTTTGTGGATCCAATCCTGGAGATTATACAATTTGAGAAGCACCAAGACAGAAATCCGAGCATTCAGAATCAGGATATTCCTACTTCTTTCAATCGAGATCCTTATGGGGAATTATTAAAATGGTTACTGCCCTTGGATAATTCTATTCCTCCTCCATCTCGGCCTTCACCTCCTCCTGCGTTGAGTTCCAGTTCAAGTATTCGTAGCGCATCTGTGAAACCTGCTGTACCTATCTCTTCAAGTTCCCAGCTCTTTTCTTTTGGCCATTTTAGAAGTTATTCTATGTCCTCACTCCCTCCAAATGCTACACCTTCTGCAGCTGCACCTTCTGCAGCTACATTGCAATCAGCTACTCCACCTGCAGCTACATTTCAATCAGCTACTCCACCCGCAGCTGTCACCACTCCTGAAACTAAACCTATGATCGACCCAGAAGACTGGAATCAGTTCTCGTTCAAGAAGTTTGTCGGAAGTGGAAAAAGTGGAGATGAGGGACTATTATCTTTTCGTGGTGTGCCACTGCAACATGAAAGATTTTCTGTTCGGTGTGGTTTGGAAGGAATATTTACACCTGGAAGAAGGTGGAGAAGAAAAATTGAGTTGATTCAACCTGTAGAAATTAATTCCTTTTCTGTTGATTGCAACACAGATGATCTTCTTTGTGTACATGTGAAG AATGTTTCCCCCATTCATGCACCAGATATAGTGGTGTTCATAGATTCCATAACGATTATTTTTGAAGAGGCATCAAAAGGTGGACCACCATTATTTTTACCGATTGCTTGCATTGAATCTGGGAACAACTACAGTTTACCAAATCTAGAACTGAG GAGAGGTGAAGAACATTCTTTTATTCTGAAACCAGCGACTTCAATGTGGAAGCATGGAAAGGGTCACAGTGATGGTAAGCCACGACTGTCACGCGTATCAGCAGTATCTGCTTCATCAAGCTTGCCTCACTTGAATTCTGGCGCAAAAAATAATGGATCATCTACCGATCAATTTGCCGTTCTTGTTTCGTGTCGATGCAATTATACTG AATCAAAGTTGTTTTTTAAGCAGCCGACAAGCTGGCGGCCTCGTATTTCAAGGGATCTTATGGTTTCTGTGGCATCTGAGATGTCTGACCAAGCTCTTGGATCTGATGGAACCCAGCTTCCAGTTCAG GTTTTAACTCTTCAAGCATCAAATATGACTTCGGAGGACCTGACTTTTACAGTTCTTGCACCAGCTTCATTTACTTCTCCTCCTTCTGTAGTGTCCTTGAGCAATTCTCCTCTGAGTCCAGTTTCAGATTCCATCGAGTTAGCAAGTGATAGGCGAGCAGATGTTTTTTATGGGCACAAAATGGAAGACGGTTCACAATCTGTATCTGGCAATGAACAAACTGTACCCATGTCTGACGTGGTCCAAAACACTGATATGGGTTGCAGCCATTTATGGTTACAGAGTAGAGTTCCTCTAGG ATGTGTCCCTTCCCAATCTACAGCAACTGTTAAGCTTGAAGTTCTTCCATTGACTGATGGAATAATCACTCTTGATTCTCTTCAAGTAGAGGTTAGGGCAAAAG GTCTTACTTATGTTCCTGAGCAATCCCTAAAGATAAATTCAACCTCGAGCATAGCAACTGGTATACTTTGA
- the LOC121798128 gene encoding uncharacterized protein LOC121798128 isoform X2 codes for MNFLKLRSSNSQPSVKETQVEGNSVSKAASTLEGLIADDPFGERTSSEPRYSESEEFGNENGMEAHSSGKNNQVDSHIDVTEDDGLIVIPCKVPDNWNEASDILSLRSLDRSFVFPGEQIRILACLSAYKQDMEIITPFKVAAVMNKTGIGKNFKKQNGNIQGEASPVPETVVTSSADQDNQTDEIITDKKIDSCKDVSTGESLLRMEDHKRQTEQLLRRFENSHFFVRIAESNEPLWSKRRAGENCSESSTAFEERLLGDSFETATARKKKNPASASIDKGKFDSRTSGGLARGVAKCCSLPNGDIVVLLQLNIGTQFFVDPILEIIQFEKHQDRNPSIQNQDIPTSFNRDPYGELLKWLLPLDNSIPPPSRPSPPPALSSSSSIRSASVKPAVPISSSSQLFSFGHFRSYSMSSLPPNATPSAAAPSAATLQSATPPAATFQSATPPAAVTTPETKPMIDPEDWNQFSFKKFVGSGKSGDEGLLSFRGVPLQHERFSVRCGLEGIFTPGRRWRRKIELIQPVEINSFSVDCNTDDLLCVHVKNVSPIHAPDIVVFIDSITIIFEEASKGGPPLFLPIACIESGNNYSLPNLELRRGEEHSFILKPATSMWKHGKGHSDGKPRLSRVSAVSASSSLPHLNSGAKNNGSSTDQFAVLVSCRCNYTESKLFFKQPTSWRPRISRDLMVSVASEMSDQALGSDGTQLPVQVLTLQASNMTSEDLTFTVLAPASFTSPPSVVSLSNSPLSPVSDSIELASDRRADVFYGHKMEDGSQSVSGNEQTVPMSDVVQNTDMGCSHLWLQSRVPLGCVPSQSTATVKLEVLPLTDGIITLDSLQVEVRAKGLTYVPEQSLKINSTSSIATGIL; via the exons ATGAATTTTTTGAAGCTGAGGTCCAGCAACAGTCAGCCATCTGTTAAAGAGACCCAGGTAGAGGGAAATTCTGTGTCAAAAGCTGCTAGTACATTGGAGGGTCTGATTGCTGATGACCCATTTGGAGAACGCACATCTTCTGAGCCAAGGTACTCAGAAAGTGAAGAATTTGGGAATGAGAATGGCATGGAAGCACATTCAAGTGGAAAGAATAATCAAGTTGACAGCCATATAGATGTTACTGAAGATGATGGGTTGATAGTTATTCCATGCA AAGTTCCAGACAATTGGAATGAGGCATCAGATATACTTTCATTACGCTCCCTGGACCGCAGCTTTGTTTTTCCTG GTGAACAGATCCGAATTCTTGCATGTTTGTCTGCCTATAAGCAGGATATGGAAATAATTACACCTTTTAAAGTTGCCGCTGTCATGAATAAAACTGGAATTGGTAAAAACTTCAAAAAACAAAATGGGAACATTCAAGGAGAAGCAAGCCCAGTCCCTGAGACCGTTGTCACTAGTTCTGCTGATCAAGATAATCAAACTGATGAAATCATAACAGATAAGAAGATTGATTCATGCAAGGATGTTTCAACCGGTGAGTCTCTCCTTAGGATGGAAGATCACAAAAGACAGACTGAGCAATTGCTTCGAAGATTtgaaaattcacatttttttgTGCGAATTGCGGAGTCAAATGAACCACTGTGGTCCAAGAGAAGAGCAGGAGAAAACTGTTCTGAATCTTCCACTGCATTTGAAGAACGACTTCTAGGAGATTCTTTTGAAACTGCAACTGCCAGAAAGAAGAAGAATCCCGCTAGTGCCTCGATCGACAAAGGAAAATTTGATTCACGCACATCTGGGGGACTGGCAAGAGGTGTTGCCAAGTGCTGCTCACTTCCAAATGGAGACATAGTG GTGCTTTTACAATTAAATATTGGCACTCAGTTTTTTGTGGATCCAATCCTGGAGATTATACAATTTGAGAAGCACCAAGACAGAAATCCGAGCATTCAGAATCAGGATATTCCTACTTCTTTCAATCGAGATCCTTATGGGGAATTATTAAAATGGTTACTGCCCTTGGATAATTCTATTCCTCCTCCATCTCGGCCTTCACCTCCTCCTGCGTTGAGTTCCAGTTCAAGTATTCGTAGCGCATCTGTGAAACCTGCTGTACCTATCTCTTCAAGTTCCCAGCTCTTTTCTTTTGGCCATTTTAGAAGTTATTCTATGTCCTCACTCCCTCCAAATGCTACACCTTCTGCAGCTGCACCTTCTGCAGCTACATTGCAATCAGCTACTCCACCTGCAGCTACATTTCAATCAGCTACTCCACCCGCAGCTGTCACCACTCCTGAAACTAAACCTATGATCGACCCAGAAGACTGGAATCAGTTCTCGTTCAAGAAGTTTGTCGGAAGTGGAAAAAGTGGAGATGAGGGACTATTATCTTTTCGTGGTGTGCCACTGCAACATGAAAGATTTTCTGTTCGGTGTGGTTTGGAAGGAATATTTACACCTGGAAGAAGGTGGAGAAGAAAAATTGAGTTGATTCAACCTGTAGAAATTAATTCCTTTTCTGTTGATTGCAACACAGATGATCTTCTTTGTGTACATGTGAAG AATGTTTCCCCCATTCATGCACCAGATATAGTGGTGTTCATAGATTCCATAACGATTATTTTTGAAGAGGCATCAAAAGGTGGACCACCATTATTTTTACCGATTGCTTGCATTGAATCTGGGAACAACTACAGTTTACCAAATCTAGAACTGAG GAGAGGTGAAGAACATTCTTTTATTCTGAAACCAGCGACTTCAATGTGGAAGCATGGAAAGGGTCACAGTGATGGTAAGCCACGACTGTCACGCGTATCAGCAGTATCTGCTTCATCAAGCTTGCCTCACTTGAATTCTGGCGCAAAAAATAATGGATCATCTACCGATCAATTTGCCGTTCTTGTTTCGTGTCGATGCAATTATACTG AATCAAAGTTGTTTTTTAAGCAGCCGACAAGCTGGCGGCCTCGTATTTCAAGGGATCTTATGGTTTCTGTGGCATCTGAGATGTCTGACCAAGCTCTTGGATCTGATGGAACCCAGCTTCCAGTTCAG GTTTTAACTCTTCAAGCATCAAATATGACTTCGGAGGACCTGACTTTTACAGTTCTTGCACCAGCTTCATTTACTTCTCCTCCTTCTGTAGTGTCCTTGAGCAATTCTCCTCTGAGTCCAGTTTCAGATTCCATCGAGTTAGCAAGTGATAGGCGAGCAGATGTTTTTTATGGGCACAAAATGGAAGACGGTTCACAATCTGTATCTGGCAATGAACAAACTGTACCCATGTCTGACGTGGTCCAAAACACTGATATGGGTTGCAGCCATTTATGGTTACAGAGTAGAGTTCCTCTAGG ATGTGTCCCTTCCCAATCTACAGCAACTGTTAAGCTTGAAGTTCTTCCATTGACTGATGGAATAATCACTCTTGATTCTCTTCAAGTAGAGGTTAGGGCAAAAG GTCTTACTTATGTTCCTGAGCAATCCCTAAAGATAAATTCAACCTCGAGCATAGCAACTGGTATACTTTGA